GGCCGGTCGGGATCTCCCATGGCGGCGTGTATGTCGGTGTTCACGGTGCCGGGGGCGACGGCGTTCACACGGACGCCCTGCGGTCCGAGTTCCTTGGCCAGCCCCACGGTCAGGGCGTCGATCGCCGCCTTCGCCGCCGCGTAGTGGACGTACTCCCCGGGGGCGCCGAGCGTGGCGGCCGCCGAGGAGATGTTGACGATGGCGCCGGAACCGCCGGCGGCCATGTCGCGGGCGGCTCGCCTGCAGCACAGCAGACAGCCCAGCAGGTTGACGTCGACGACCCGGCGCAGGTCCTCGGTGCGGGCGTCGGCGAGCCGCCCGAGCGGGCCGGTGACGCCGGCGTTGTTGACCAGGCCGGTCACGGTGCCCAGTTCCGCCGCCGCGATGTCGAACAGCCGCTCCACCGCGGCCTCGTCGGCGGTGTCCACCCGCACCGCGACACAGCGTCCTCCGGCGGCGCGCACGGCCCGCGCGACCTCCTCGGCGGCCGCGGCGTTGCTGACGTACCCCAGGGCCAGGTCGTGCCCGTCGGCGGCCAGCCGGACGCAGGTCGCCGCGCCGATGCCCCGACTGCCGCCCGTGACGACGGTGACCGGACGTGCCATGGCGCCTCCCGTACTCGCTCCTGCCCGCGCGCGATCCGCGGGGTGTTCGGGAGCCACTTCATCACAGGCGGGACCGGTCAGGGGCGCGGGTGTGCGGGTACGCGGGTACGCGGCGGTGGCCCGTGCGCCGGGGACGGTGTGCGGGTGCGCCCGGTGCGCGGGGGGCGACGTGCGGAGGTGCAGACGTGCAGACGTGCGGGACTGCGGGTGTGCGGGCGTGCAGGTTGCGGGGCAACCCGGGTAGGCGCAGGGTGAACAGGCGCGGGGTTAACCGGTGTGTGTACGCACCACGGACCCGAGAGGACACCGATCCTGATGAGCAAGCACAACGCCAAGGCGCGGCAGATCAAGGGCAAGCTGAAGGAGACCCTGGGCAAGACCATGGGCGACAAGTCCATGCGGCGCTCGGGCCGGAACGACATGCTGCGCGGCAAGGCGCAGGAGATGGCGGAGAAGGCGGCCGACCAGGTACGCAAGCACACCAGGCACCACTGACGCGTCCGGCCGCCGGTGCGGAGGCGGGCCGTGCACCGGCGCGGGCCCGCCGCACCGCGGTGCGCGCACCGGAGCCCGTGTTGCGCCGATGCCGGTTCGCGTGCACGACCTCGGTTCCCCGGGCACGGGATCCGTTCCCGGGTCGGAGATCCGTTCCCGGGTCGGAGGTCCTAGGAGACCCGTTCCCGGGTGCGAGACCGGTGACGTCAGTTCAGGGCCAGGACCTCCCGGGCCGCACGCTCGCCCGAGCGCACCGCGCCCTCCATCAGCCCGTGCATCTGTGTCGCGGTCTCCGAACCGGCCCAGTGGATCCGGCCGACCGGCTCGCGCAGGGCGCTGCCGTAGCTCGTCAGGGCCCCGGGCGGGAAGTGCCCGATCATCCCGCCCGCCGACCAGGTCTCCGCGGACCAGTCGGTCTCCAGGTAGCCGAGGGGGTGCAGCGCCTCCGGGCCGAACCGCTCCGCGAGCGCACGCAGCCACACGTCCCGGCGCTCCTTGGGCTCCAGCCGGCCGAGCCGCACGGCCACGGGCCCGAAGGCGTAGCTGCTCAGCACGCCCGGGCGGCCCCCGGGCGGTGTCTGGTCGATGGTGACCGGGACTGCCGAGCAGGGGGCGAGCGACTGCCCGGAAAGCCGCAGGCCGCGCCAGAACGGCTCGGGGTAGGAGGTGTGGACGCGGATGATCTGCCCGGGCGTCATCCGCTGCCGCAGGTGGACGACGGCGGGCGGCGGCGCCGGTTCGAACTGGATGCGCCCGGCCAGGACCGGCGGCACTGCCACGATCACCCGGCGCGCCCGTACCCTCAGCGCGTCCGTGCGCACCTCGGCGTCGTTGCCGTTCTGGACGATCCGCCGGACCGGACTGGCCAGGCGTACGGCGTCGCCCAGTTCCTCGGCCATGCGCCGGGCGAGCTCCGGGGTCCCGCCGTCGAGGAGGTGCGTCTCGGTCCTGCCGCTGTCGGTGTAGTAGTCGAACCCGCCGCCGCCCCGGGCCAGGACGAGCGCGCCCAGCAGCGAGACCTCGGCGGGATCGGTGCAGAACAGCAGGCTCATCGTCGCCTTCAGCACGGTGTACGCCGTACCGGAGGGAACGTTGAGCGGATCGGCGAGCCACTGCCCGAGCGTGCGGGTGTCGAGCGCCCGCGCGTTCCGGGCCAGCCAGGGGGCATCCGCGGGCAGCCGCCGGGCCATCGCGTTCAGCCGTGTGAAGGCCAGCCCCAGCGAGGCGAGCGCCGCCGGGTTGAGCTTGGGCACGGTCCCCCGGTAGCGGCGGTCGGCACCGTCGAGGCGCAGCACGTGGTCGCCGTCGTCGTACTGCGGATACGCCCGGAGCCCGTACTCCCGGGCGAGCCGGAACATCCTCGCCTGGCCGTCCCCGAGCCAGGTGCCGCCCGCGGAGACGACGGTGCCGTCGGGCAGCTCCCGGTTCCACACCCGCCCGCCCACGCGGTCCCGGGCCTCGAGCACGATCACCTCCCGGCCCGCCTGCGCCAGGTTGCGCGCGGCCGCAAGACCCGCGAATCCGGCACCGACCACGCACACGTCCGCCGTCGTCTGCTCCATGACGCACCTCCACGGTGCAGCCTCGCCCGGACGGCGCCACGGCGCTCGGTGGGTGAACCACCCGTGGGGCGGTTGGGGCCGTACGGGCGACCCGCGGCCCCGCCGGGCGCGGGTCCGCGCGGTCCGGGCCCCGCACCGGCACAGGCCACCCGGCCGGGACGGGACCGTCAACGGCCCACATCGGGCGGCACGTTAGCTGTGCCACGTTTCCGCGGCCTTTTGAACGACCGCTCCGGGGCCGTCGTTGACCCCGGTAACCGGTGCCCCGTCCAGACCGGTGAGTGAGCGAGGTCCGCACATGCCCAGGTCCCTTCCGCACCGCACCCGGCTCCGCCCCGCACCCGGGGTACGCCGCCCGGCGCGTCCAGCGCGCTCGGCACATCCGGAGCCTTCAGCGCGTTCAGCGAGCTCGGCGGGTTCAGCGCGTTCGACGTGCTCGGCGGGTTCAGCGAGCTCGGCGTGCTCGGCGGAACCGGCCGCCCGCCCGCGGCTCCCCTACTGAGCGGTCGCGCCCATGGACTACTGCGCACCCTGTCACCGCCCCCTCAACGGCGCGGTGACCTGCCCCGAATGCGGAGCGTACGACTCGGCGATGGCGGCCACGGCCGGACTTCCGGTGGCCTTCCCGGCCATGCCGGGGACCGGCCCGGACGGGAAGGCGGCACCCGGCGGGTCCCCGGACTCCCTCCCGGCCGCCGCGCCGGCCACGGCTCATGTGCCCCAGATCCTCGCTCCGGCGGCCCCGTACCCGGAGCGGCCGACCGGAACGACCGGAACGACCGGGATCAGCGGGATCAGCGGGATCAGCGGGATCACGATGACCGCCGGAACCACCGAGTCGACCGGGACGACCGGGACGAGCGACGCCCCCGCTCAGGCCCACACCCCCGGGGACAGGGCGCCGGCCCCCACCCCGGTCGACCCGGCCCCGGCCCCCGCGTCCTCCGCGCCCGCTCCGGCGGCCCCGGCCCAACGCCCCCGGTCGTGGCGGTGGAAGACCTATGGCGTCCGGGCCGTCGCCACGGCCGCCATCGCCGTACTCGGCGGCCTGGGCACGTCCTCCCTGCTGGCCGACGGCTCCGCCGGCCTCCAGCAGGCCGCACCGGACCCGGAGCCGGCGTCCTCCGACGAGCCTCCGGAGCAGGGCGCCACGCCGCCGGGGGCCTCCCCCTCACCGGAGCGTGCGACCACGCATCCGGCACGGGGTGCCGCCCGCGAACGCGACGGAGCTCTTCCCACGGGCCCTCGTGCCACGCCCCGTCCCCCCGCTCCCCCCGCTGCCCCGGCTCCCGCGACCCCGGCGTCTCCCCCGGCAGCCCGGACCTCGGAGCCCGGCCCCGACACCGGATCGCCGCCGGGGACCGCCGCGCCGAGCGCCCGCCCCTCCACGGGCGGCCGCCCGGTTCCGTCGCCCTCACCGACGGCGCCCGCTTCGCCGAGCCCCGGCGGCAGTACGAGCCCGTCACCCACGGGCAGTCCCACGCCCAGCGCCACGGAGCCGCCGGTGACCAAGGCGCTGGGGGCGCGGCTGCCGTTCCCGGCGCCCCCGGACTCCCTCGGCGGTGCCGCGCTCACCGGGAGATGACCGCCCGGCAGACGCGCCGTCCCGTGGACCGGTGGCGTGCCGGCGGCCGTCGCCTGCCCCCGTACTCCCGCGCCCGCGTGCCCCCGTGCCCGCCCGCGTACTCCCGTACTCCCGTACTCCCGTGCCGAGGCATCACCTCACACGACGGTCCTCCAGAGGCGCCGCCCTCAGTTCGTCGTCGGCCATACGCGGCAGATGAGGGGTGTGGTTGACCAGCCGGGCGGAGTTGCCGACGACCGCGATGCTGCTGGTGTTGTGGAGCAGCGCGGCGAGGACCGGGTTGACGGAGCCTCCCGCGCTCGCCAGCAGTCCGGCGAGGTTGACGCCGATGGCGAGGCCGTAGTTCTGCCGTACGACGCGCAGGGTGTGGCGGCTGAGTTCGACGACGGCGGCCACCTGGCGCAGGTCGTTTCCGGCCAGGGCGATGTCGGCGGTCTCGAGGGCCACATGGGAGGAGTGCTCGCCCATGCTGATGCCGACGTCGGCCAGGGCGAGCGCGGGGGCGTCGTTGGTGCCGTCCCCGACCATGGCGACGGTGTGCCCTTCGCTCTGCAGGTCGCGGATCAGCTGGAGTTTGCCCTCGGGGAGCGCGTGGGCGTGGACCTCCGTGATGCCGAGGGCGTCGGCGACGACCTGTGCGGTCTCCGGTGCGTCGCCGGTGAGGAGCACCACACGGGAGACACCGAGGTCCCTCAGCTGCCGGATGACCGTCTCGGCACCGGAGCGTACGGCGTCGGAGACACCGAGCATGCCGATCAGGTCCTCGTCGTGGGCGATGCAGATGACCGTCTCCCCGCCGCGCCGGAGCTGCTCCGTCCATCCCTGGGCCTCGTCGGTCAGCCGGACCCCGTGCCGGCGGAGCAGGGCCGGGCTGCCGACCAGCAGCCTGGTGCCGTCCAGTTCGGCTCGCATACCCATGCCGAGGACGACCTCGCAGGCCTGGTGGATGGGGATGTGGAGGTGCTGCTCCTCGGTACGGGCGACGATGGCCTGGGCGAGCGGGTGACGGGCGTGCAGCTCACCGGAGGCGGCCAGGCTCATCACCTCGTCGGCGGTGAACCTGTCGCTGAGCGTCACCACGCTGGTGACCAGGGGGCGCCCGAAGGTCAGCGTGCCCGTCTTGTCGAAGACGACCGCCGTGACCCGGCCGACGCCCTCCAGGTGGGTGCCGCCCTTGATGAGGGTGCCGCGGCGTGCCCCGTTGCCGATGGCGGCGCTGATCGCGGTCGGGGTGGCGAGGCCGGCGGCGCAGGGGCAGGCGATCAGGAGCATGGTCATCGCGCGGCGGGCGTCGCGGGTGACGGCGTAGGTCAGCGCCGCGAGAGCGAACGAGACGGGGACGAATCGGCGGGTGAAGCGGGCGGCCACGGTCTGGATGGGTGCCCGGTCGGACTGGGCCTCCTCGACCCGGCTGATGATCCGGCCGACCGTGGTGTCCCGCCCGACCAGGCTCGCCCGGACGGTGAGCGAGCCGGAGGTGACGATCGTGCCGGCGTAGACGTGGGTGCCTTCCCGGGCGTAGACGGGCAGTGCCTCACCGGTGATCGCGGCCTGGTCGACGAGTGCGTCGCCGGAGACGACGTGCCCGTCGACCGGGATCCGGTGGTGTTCGTACACGGCCACGACGTCGTCCGGCTCGACGTCGTCGAGCGCCACCTCGACCTCGACGCCCTCCCGGACGAGCCAGACGCGCTCCTCGCCGATGGTGAGCAGTTCCTCGATCGCCCGCCGGGTGCGGCGGAGCGTCAGGGTCTGGAGGAACTCGCCGATGTTCAGCAGCCACAGCACGGTGAGGGCGACCACGTTCTCCCGCAGCACCAGCGAGATCACCGTCGCCGCCGTGACCAGGGAGTCCGTTCCCGGATGGGTGCGGCCGCGCAGGGAGCGCAGGGCCCCCCGGAAGAAGGGCAGGCCGGTGAAGACCGTGACCGCGCCGAGGAGTCCCGGGGAGCCGAAGGCGAAGCGGGGCCGGCCCAGCAGGCGGCGCAGTGCCACGAGCGCGAGGACCGCGCCCCCGACGACGAGCCTGGCGACCTCGCCGGTGGAGGAGTCGGGCGTGGAGCGGGTGGGCCTGGCGGGCGCGGAGGAGGGCGGGGCGTCGTCCAGCGCGGCAACCAGACGGTCGACGTCCAGGAGGTCCGGCGCCATCCAGATGACGACGCTCCCGGTGCGGGGGAAGATCCGCAGCGCACGGAACCCGTCGATGCCGGTGAGGCGCTCGTCGACCGTTCCGGCGCTGCCCGGGCGGTCCCGTACCCAGGGCACGGTCAGCCGGGCGCGGCCCGCGGCGACGGAGCGGACGACCACGGCGGGCATGGTCAGTGCTCGTGTCCGTGAGCGTCCGCCTCGACCTTGACGGCGGACGGCGGCGGGGCCTCCTCGCCGAGCGTGGTCCGGGCCTCCGCGACCATGTCGCCGGCCTTGAGCCGGGCTTCCTCGGTCGCCGACGCCAGCCACCGGCCCGCGACGATGCCGCTCGCGATGCCTCCGACGAGCGCCTTGCGGGCCGCTGAAGTGCCGTCGGGGAGACGCTTCGTGGCCCCGCGGATGATCAGGCCGCCCACCACTCCGGAGATCGCGTAATGGGCCAGACGGCCGGCCGCGGCGCCGGCGAGAGCGAGGGGGTGCATGAGGTGCTCCTTCCGTCCTTGCCGTCCCTGCCGTTTCTTCAGTCCACTCAGTGCACTCAGTCGATTCCGTCCCTTCGAGACTGCCGAACTACCGCACTGCCGAACTGTCGAACTACCGAACGACACCTCTCCTCAAGTCTGCGCCCGCCCGGCCGGACCGGGCGAGCCGAGGGCCGGAGGTGCCGGGGAGGAGCCGTTCAGACCGGTGTCGCGGCCCGTCGCGGTGCGGAGGGGCGCATATCCCGGGGACTCCGGGCGTCCCGCCTCGCCGTCGCCAGCCTGCAGACCAGGTAGATCGTGAAGGAGATGGTGGTGACGTAGGGGCTGATGGGGACCGTGCTGCCGAGGGCGAGCAGAATCCCGCCCTCCATCGAGACGAGCGCGAAGACGACGCTGAGAACGGGGAGCAGGGTGGTCGAGGCCGTGACCCGCGCGGCGGCAGCCGCGGGCGTGACGAGGAGCGACAGCACCAGCAGCGCCCCGACGATCTGCACGCACAGGGCGACGGCCAGGCCGAGCACCAGCATGAACACCAGGGACAGGGCGCGCACGGGCACCCCGCGTGCCGCGGCGACCTCCGGGTCGACGCTGGCGAAGGTCAGTGGTCTCCAGACGACCGCGAGAGCGACCAGCACCACCAGCGAGGTGGTGAGGAGCCAGGACATCCGGGGGGTGTCGACGGCGATGATCTGGCCGGTCAGCAGGCCGAACTTGTTCGCCGCCCGCCCCTGGTAGAGCGAGAGGAAGAGCACCCCGAGGCCGAGGCCGAACGGCATGACCACGCCGATGACGGAGTTGCGGTCCCGTGCCCGGACCCCCAGTACGCCGATGACCGCCGCCGCCAGCAGGGACCCCACGATGGACCCGGCCACGACGTTCAGGCCCAGCAGCAGCGCCGCCGCGCCGCCGGCGAACGACAGCTCGCTGATGCCGTGCACCGCGAA
The Streptomyces tirandamycinicus DNA segment above includes these coding regions:
- a CDS encoding CsbD family protein, which codes for MSKHNAKARQIKGKLKETLGKTMGDKSMRRSGRNDMLRGKAQEMAEKAADQVRKHTRHH
- a CDS encoding metal ABC transporter permease encodes the protein MLPADGNGPGVRQRIFDFEDYGELLGLAHNSLLAGVLLGLVGGLAGVFVIRRDLPFAVHGISELSFAGGAAALLLGLNVVAGSIVGSLLAAAVIGVLGVRARDRNSVIGVVMPFGLGLGVLFLSLYQGRAANKFGLLTGQIIAVDTPRMSWLLTTSLVVLVALAVVWRPLTFASVDPEVAAARGVPVRALSLVFMLVLGLAVALCVQIVGALLVLSLLVTPAAAAARVTASTTLLPVLSVVFALVSMEGGILLALGSTVPISPYVTTISFTIYLVCRLATARRDARSPRDMRPSAPRRAATPV
- a CDS encoding flavin monoamine oxidase family protein, whose protein sequence is MEQTTADVCVVGAGFAGLAAARNLAQAGREVIVLEARDRVGGRVWNRELPDGTVVSAGGTWLGDGQARMFRLAREYGLRAYPQYDDGDHVLRLDGADRRYRGTVPKLNPAALASLGLAFTRLNAMARRLPADAPWLARNARALDTRTLGQWLADPLNVPSGTAYTVLKATMSLLFCTDPAEVSLLGALVLARGGGGFDYYTDSGRTETHLLDGGTPELARRMAEELGDAVRLASPVRRIVQNGNDAEVRTDALRVRARRVIVAVPPVLAGRIQFEPAPPPAVVHLRQRMTPGQIIRVHTSYPEPFWRGLRLSGQSLAPCSAVPVTIDQTPPGGRPGVLSSYAFGPVAVRLGRLEPKERRDVWLRALAERFGPEALHPLGYLETDWSAETWSAGGMIGHFPPGALTSYGSALREPVGRIHWAGSETATQMHGLMEGAVRSGERAAREVLALN
- a CDS encoding DUF1490 family protein; translated protein: MHPLALAGAAAGRLAHYAISGVVGGLIIRGATKRLPDGTSAARKALVGGIASGIVAGRWLASATEEARLKAGDMVAEARTTLGEEAPPPSAVKVEADAHGHEH
- a CDS encoding heavy metal translocating P-type ATPase is translated as MPAVVVRSVAAGRARLTVPWVRDRPGSAGTVDERLTGIDGFRALRIFPRTGSVVIWMAPDLLDVDRLVAALDDAPPSSAPARPTRSTPDSSTGEVARLVVGGAVLALVALRRLLGRPRFAFGSPGLLGAVTVFTGLPFFRGALRSLRGRTHPGTDSLVTAATVISLVLRENVVALTVLWLLNIGEFLQTLTLRRTRRAIEELLTIGEERVWLVREGVEVEVALDDVEPDDVVAVYEHHRIPVDGHVVSGDALVDQAAITGEALPVYAREGTHVYAGTIVTSGSLTVRASLVGRDTTVGRIISRVEEAQSDRAPIQTVAARFTRRFVPVSFALAALTYAVTRDARRAMTMLLIACPCAAGLATPTAISAAIGNGARRGTLIKGGTHLEGVGRVTAVVFDKTGTLTFGRPLVTSVVTLSDRFTADEVMSLAASGELHARHPLAQAIVARTEEQHLHIPIHQACEVVLGMGMRAELDGTRLLVGSPALLRRHGVRLTDEAQGWTEQLRRGGETVICIAHDEDLIGMLGVSDAVRSGAETVIRQLRDLGVSRVVLLTGDAPETAQVVADALGITEVHAHALPEGKLQLIRDLQSEGHTVAMVGDGTNDAPALALADVGISMGEHSSHVALETADIALAGNDLRQVAAVVELSRHTLRVVRQNYGLAIGVNLAGLLASAGGSVNPVLAALLHNTSSIAVVGNSARLVNHTPHLPRMADDELRAAPLEDRRVR
- a CDS encoding SDR family oxidoreductase translates to MARPVTVVTGGSRGIGAATCVRLAADGHDLALGYVSNAAAAEEVARAVRAAGGRCVAVRVDTADEAAVERLFDIAAAELGTVTGLVNNAGVTGPLGRLADARTEDLRRVVDVNLLGCLLCCRRAARDMAAGGSGAIVNISSAAATLGAPGEYVHYAAAKAAIDALTVGLAKELGPQGVRVNAVAPGTVNTDIHAAMGDPDRPAKVAAVTPLGRPGEPAEIAGAVSWLLSDDASFTTGTVLRVSGGR